The window ttccaaaagctgacaataatgtcgctcttgagtctttgccacgccagaaacgtggaagaccaattggttccaaagataaaaatcctcgaaaaaaaaaaatcagctgataatgaggtaaaagaaagtgttcaagaagaaccacaaatcaatactcctgtctgcagaggagattgatgatgtcaatacggaattttcaatcaattatacacattcaaaaatattatggaaccaaaataaaatgaaaaatcttgatgagatattttcatataatgttgcatataacatcatgaatgatgatgatgatccagaaccaaaatctgtcatggaatgtcaaagtagacatgattgggatcattggaaaggagcaatacgagctgaatttgaatcactcaataaaagaaaattttttggatctatcattctcagacctaaagatgtgaaacctgtgggatatagatgggtttttgtgcgaaaaagaaatgagaaaaatgaagttacaagatataaagccagacttgtagctcaaggtttttcctaaagaccaggaattgattatgaggaaacttattctcctgttatggatgcaattacttttagatacttaatcagcctgacagtttctaaaaatttagaaatgcatctcatggatgttgtgactgcttatctatatggatcacttgatagtgatatatatatatatatatatatatatatatatatatatatatatatatatatatatatatatatatatatatatatatatatatatatatatatatatatatatatatatgaaggtaCGTGAAGGATTTaaagtatcagaagcaaccaatgcaaaactcaaagaaatgtactcaatcaagttacaaaggtctttatatgggttgaaacaatcgggccgcatgtggtataaatgattaagtgattacttgataagcaaaaggtataccaataatcttatttgcccatgtgtattcattaagaaaacaacatccggatatgtgatcatagccgtttatgtagatgatcttaacatcataggtacaaaaaaagagatccatgaagccattcaacttctaaagaaagaatttgaaatgaaagatctcggaaaaaccaagtattgccttggtttgcagattgagcatatgcctaatggtttacttgtacatcaaaccacTTATAcgaaaaagattttaaaacgtttcaatatggacaatgcaaaaccattaagtactcctatggttgttagatcacttaatgttgacactaatccatttcgtccctgtgaagatcatgaagatatcctgggaccagaagtaccatatcttagtgcaattggagctcttatgtatcttacaaattgtacaagacctagttaatttgttggcaagattcagctcagctcctaccaaaagacattggaatgggatcaaacacatttttcgataccttcgaggaactaatgatttaggattattttattctaacgaatcaaaacaagatttggttggttatacagatgcaggttacttatctgatccacataaagctaaatctcaaaatggatatgtattcctaaatggaggtactgcaatatcatggcgttctcaaaaacaaacacttattgcaacatcatcaaatcatgccgaagtgattgcattactcgggaatgtttttggttgagattaatgacacaactcattactgattcttgtggactagaacgcgataaaagtccaataactatctatgaagataatgtagcttgcatagcacagatgaaagaagggtatatcaaaagtgaccgaacaaaacacatacctcctagattcttctcacacactcaaaatctcattaagggcaATCAGATTGAAATGAgaaatgttcaatccagcaaaaactctgctgatcttttcacgaaagcacttccaactgctattttcagaacacacattcataatattggcatgaggcatgttcaaaagatgtaacagctgaggtgatgcctacttgagggggagtcaactctatactgcaatctgtttcccttagctaaagttttttcccactgagttttctttagcaaggtttttaatgatGTAGTAACTTATCATTGATCTCCAacaaaacaaaattgctatccaagggggagtgttacgaAAATTACATGCAATGTATAGACAATTTTGTTGAACAAATATAGTCAAATATggatgcaatatatatatatatatatatatatatatatatatatatatatatatatatatatatatatatatatatatatatatatatatatatatatatatatatatatatatatatatatatattcaaatattctACAGTGAAAATTATGTAGTATATATACGTGTGTGTGGTGCAGAGATAAGATTCATAATATAATTCTCACATATACTTCTTGATATAATATACATATTTAATATTCACACTTTTCTTTAATTAGTATTCTATAACCAAAAAtcagaccactaaaggtagttataagcctactgaattataacatatatatatatatatatatatatatatatatatatatatatatatatatatatatatatatatatatatatatatatataaatagatgttcgtgaatcgtcggtcaatagttaaaggttaactgaatatataacattagttcaaaaagtttgagaatcaatattacagactttgcttatcgtgtcggaaacatataaagattaagtttaaatttggtcggaaattttcgggttgtcacagacgATAATTCTCCTCGGGCCCACAATATGCACGACCGTTGTCCTCAGTTATCATACTATTTAATATGATACATGTTAACATAATCCTTCTAAATTTTGTAGATGTAATGCGATCTTGCTGGATGTTGAACAGTGGTCCATCGACCTTGTAGTACTCCAAATGCTCGTTTAATATTTTTTCTTGCCAATGCTTGGTACTTAACGAATTTTGCTTGTTTTGGGTCAATCGGATTTCTGAACGACTTTACTAATGTTGCCCATCTCGGATAAATTCCATCCGCCAAATAATAACCATTAGTAAACGTACACCCGTTAACCGTAAACGTACATGGTGGGGCTTCATCGGCTAATAACTCGGTAAACAAATCAGATTGATTAAGTACGTTGATATCATTATTTGAACCCACAGGTCCAAAATATGCGTGCCAAAACCATCCATCGTACGAGGCTACCGCTTCAAACATAATTGACGGGTAACCATGATCACCTCGTGTATAATGACCCTTCCACCATTGTGGACAATTTCTCCATCTCCAATGCCTACAATTGAGACTTCCTAACATCCCCGAAAAATCATGTATTTGAGCATGTTTAGCGGTCAAACGTCGCACATCTTGTGCAGTTGTTTTTCTCAAATATTCGGTAGCGTATAAATGAAAAACACATTTGCAATAATTGTTTAAACAATCATATGCAGTTTGTTCACCCATATGCAAATACTCATAAAAAAGATCGGCCGAAGTAGCATAAGTTAGTTGACGTATGACAGATGTTACTTTTTGAACAATATTAAAACCAAGTAATCCGGCAGCATCACGTTTTTGACGAAAGTAAGTAAAATATTCGAGAATCGGAGTTTGAGAAAAATTCAATATACCTTAACATATACGAAGAAATAaaggtgtaagtaactagaggggatgaatagttacttattacaatttttaaaactttttcgattgtcacgaccctactttttccgttatcttttatcgttaattatttaacgaccgttaactgttaaatgtgctacgtcatttctatgacctatattattatttttataataatatatatattaattattaagtgttatgtgaataattgtattcatattttaatttatacgtttccacatatcgcggatttctatccggcgaatcttttcggttttcaaaccaacggccgattttttaggatttttaaatcctaattattttaaatatgatattttaagatcatataattatatagagtatttatatttatttttcgtcgcgtttttgttatctctccgaattttttaatcgcgtaatcgtgttttcgTGTTTCTAGATTCGTTCGGGCTTTTGGCCATAAGGAATTGATCACTTAGCAagttgggctagtggggcccaccccacacacCCCCCATTGGCAGAAACCAAgaggggagggagtaatactctgatggaattcaacatatcaacaagttcataatgttaacttgatcataaaacccattcatgtaaagttataacaagcggaagcatgataattTAGAAAGCAAgttaatatgttaaaccatttaGATGAATTCCATGTAGTTATCAAGTCATAAAataaatgcttacatatatatacataaaggaagaagattatacctcctcaatgatGAATTGAGGGCTGAATTGGACAGCAaaaattgatgaagaagatgatggaaaatagcctctaacttgaagcctcaagtgtgtaataccccaagcttttgatgcaccaacaccacccttaatttagttaggatttagacacttaaTAAGCAAGATTACCAAGCTTTAAACCCTCCCTTTTGGCTCAAAATATTTCGGCCAGCAGCAGCTCTCAAAGGAATGAGAGAGTTTTTTTCAACCTATCTCTTTAATAAAATTGAATCAAAAGCTTGGTTAAAGAATCATGCATGTACTTGAGCCATGTGTTGTcttaaaagtaacaagaataagtaTGGGTGTGTTTTCTTAGAGTTTCAAAGCCACCACCCATGTGGTGTTTTATAAAATGTTAAGTTTTAATTGTATAAAACTTATCTTAAACACCATGTACTTATtaagttacttatatattttataaactaatttataaaatacaacacaacataattatttaaacctataaataattaaatcttaatatttaaattatccaaataatttatctcaagtgataatattttagaaacctgattttctaaaatccaagtgtcgcgtatttatttaacgatccaatcgttaagattaaatacatataaggtgtcggtaagcttgttattgggtatgacccgacttggatcataacacattagccacattaatt of the Rutidosis leptorrhynchoides isolate AG116_Rl617_1_P2 chromosome 5, CSIRO_AGI_Rlap_v1, whole genome shotgun sequence genome contains:
- the LOC139848434 gene encoding uncharacterized protein, which codes for MVEVMGAWLIEQGQLNEKDDDGDGILNFSQTPILEYFTYFRQKRDAAGLLGFNIVQKVTSVIRQLTYATSADLFYEYLHMGEQTAYDCLNNYCKCVFHLYATEYLRKTTAQDVRRLTAKHAQIHDFSGMLGSLNCRHWRWRNCPQWWKGHYTRGDHGYPSIMFEAVASYDGWFWHAYFGPVGSNNDINVLNQSDLFTELLADEAPPCTFTVNGCTFTNGYYLADGIYPRWATLVKSFRNPIDPKQAKFVKYQALARKNIKRAFGVLQGRWTTVQHPARSHYIYKI